A window of Coregonus clupeaformis isolate EN_2021a chromosome 28, ASM2061545v1, whole genome shotgun sequence contains these coding sequences:
- the LOC121543355 gene encoding fish-egg lectin-like, whose protein sequence is MRATAAVLLVLCLLAISHAWDCQEVVNIKNLMQIDAGLGQVVAMDTSQIPFYLVGDKWIRLPGSLKHITVGPAGIWGVNKADSIYKYVAGNWVQAAGLLKQVDAGGNQFIVGANMDDTPFCLTSSATVGYKGPGSSLPWTGLPGAVKYYSCGPFGCWAVNKNDDIFLMSLNQDCQNKGWSHIDGKLSMIEVATDGSVFRVNSLCDV, encoded by the exons ATGAGAGCCACTGCAGCCGTCCTACTGGTCCTCTGTCTCCTGGCCATCAGTCATG CATGGGACTGTCAAGAGGTAGTAAACATTAAGAATCTGATGCAGATTGATGCAGGACTGGGACAAGTGGTTGCAATGGACACAAGTCAAATCCCCTTCTACCTGGTAGGTGATAAATGGATCCGCCTGCCTGGTTCCCTGAAGCATATCACTGTAGGACCAGCAGGGATCTGGGGTGTCAACAAGGCAGACTCAATCTACAAGTATGTGGCCGGTAACTGGGTGCAAGCTGCAG GCCTTCTGAAGCAGGTGGATGCTGGGGGTAACCAGTTTATTGTGGGGGCCAACATGGACGATACTCCATTCTGTCTGACAAGTAGTGCCACAGTTGGCTACAAGGGTCCAGGTTCATCCCTTCCTTGGACAGGATTGCCAGGAGCTGTGAAGTACTACAGTTGTGGACCCTTTGGGTGCTGGGCAGTCAACAAGAATGATGATATCTTCTTAATGAGT CTGAATCAAGACTGCCAAAACAAGGGGTGGAGTCACATTGACGGCAAGCTTTCCATGATTGAGGTGGCAACTGATGGTAGTGTCTTTAGGGTCAACTCTTTGTGTGATGTTTAA